A window of the Lactuca sativa cultivar Salinas chromosome 5, Lsat_Salinas_v11, whole genome shotgun sequence genome harbors these coding sequences:
- the LOC111888522 gene encoding probable lactoylglutathione lyase, chloroplastic, with translation MVRVLAMASSTIRPFSSMASSPFAATFSAFNSSRRFNSFDFTRGMNSKTFDYNKSCKLIRREGNVISTITVSNMSQGSTISSKESALEWVKRDNRRMLHVVYHVGDIDRTIKFYRECLGMKLLRKRDNTEERYTNAFLGYGPEDSHFVIELTYNYGVDKYDIGSGFGHFGIAVDDLGRIVDLIKARGGTVTREPGPVKGGKTNIAFIDDPDGYKFELIERGPTPEPLCRVMLRVGDLGRSIAFYEKAFGMELVRKRDSPEYKYTIAMMGYGPESKNCLLELTYNYGVLEYDKGNAYAQIAIGTDDVYKSADAVKVFGGKITREPGPLPDIDTKITACLDPDGWKTVLVDNIDFLKELQ, from the exons ATGGTCAGAGTTTTAGCAATGGCGTCCTCCACAATCCGTCCTTTCTCATCAATGGCATCATCTCCATTCGCTGCAACTTTTTCCGCCTTCAATTCGTCTCGAAGGTTTAATTCGTTCGATTTCACTAGAGGTATGAAT TCAAAAACTTTCGATTATAATAAATCGTGTAAGTTAATAAGACGTGAAGGAAACGTAATCTCAACTATAACAGTCAGTAACATGTCCCAAGGAAGCACGATAAGTAGCAAAGAAAGTGCCTTGGAATGGGTCAAACGTGACAACAGAAGAATGCTCCATGTTGTTTATCATGTTGGTGATATTGATAGAACAATAAA GTTCTATAGAGAGTGCCTGGGGATGAAACTGTTAAGGAAGCGAGATAACACCGAGGAGAGATATACAAATGCATTTCTTGGATATGGCCCAGAAGATTCGCACTTTGTCATTGAACTCACTTACA ATTATGGAGTTGACAAATACGATATTGGATCTGGATTTGGACATTTTGGTATTGCAGTAGATGAT CTTGGAAGGATTGTGGATCTCATAAAGGCAAGGGGTGGCACTGTGACTCGTGAACCGGGTCCAGTAAAAGGTGGAAAAACAAATATAGCATTTATTGATGATCCTGATGGTTATAAATTTGAACTTATAGAAAGAGGGCCCACACCCGAACCACTTTGTAGAGTTATGCTTCGTGTTGGAGATCTTGGTCGTTCTATTGCTTTCTATGAGAAG GCTTTTGGtatggagctcgtacgcaaaagagATAGTCCTGAATATAAA TATACAATTGCAATGATGGGTTATGGACCCGAAAGTAAAAATTGTTTATTGGAGTTGACTTATAATTATGGAGTCTTGGAATACGATAAGGGCAATGCTTATGCGCAG ATAGCGATAGGGACAGATGATGTTTATAAATCTGCAGATGCAGTTAAAGTTTTTGGCGGGAAAATTACAAGAGAACCTGGACCTTTGCCTGATATCGACACCAAAATTACAGCATGTTTGGATCCTGATGGTTGGAAAacg GTTCTTGTTGATAATATCGATTTTCTGAAAGAGCTACAATGA